In Rissa tridactyla isolate bRisTri1 chromosome 2, bRisTri1.patW.cur.20221130, whole genome shotgun sequence, a single window of DNA contains:
- the POLR1F gene encoding DNA-directed RNA polymerase I subunit RPA43, producing the protein MAVAADPSPLAPALPAASIPSFAVARGLVGRRYSCLVVAPHRRHVALAPRYLGRKRTGIRAQLDTELLRYSESLQGVPVAYDNIKVVGELGDIYDDQGFIHLNIEADFVIFSPKKGKKLVGIINKVAPSHIGCLIHGCFNASIPKPEQMSIVQWQELGLKIGDELKFQVLHLDSDAAGVFFIRGGLTKSSMRPKQSVTITDSTNGDEIQNLDHQENGLNDSGGDNVTGEPLGEMDNTGRENAEEQSADAVNGLCDDKSKKKKKKKKHKQEEQEHVLPTSDSSGYQSDHKKSKKKKRKHCDEVEETELSQLSQEPKAKKKKDKV; encoded by the exons ATGGCCGTGGCCGCGGATCCGTCGCCGctcgccccggcgctgcccgctgcctccatcccctccttCGCCGTGGCCCGCGGCCTGGTGGGGCGGCGCTACTCCTGCCTGGTGGTGGCGCCGCACCGCCGGCATGTCGCCCTGGCGCCGCGCTACCTGGGCCGCAAGCGCACCGGCATCCGCGCCCAGCTGGACACTGAGCTCCTGCGCTACTCGGAAAG cctTCAGGGTGTGCCAGTAGCTTACGACAACATCAAAGTGGTGGGTGAGCTCGGCGACATTTACGACGACCAAGGGTTCATCCACCTGAACATCGAGGCGGACTTCGTCATCTTCAGccccaaaaaagggaaaaagctggTG ggTATAATTAATAAAGTGGCCCCTAGTCATATTGGTTGTCTGATACATGGATGCTTCAATGCTTCTATCCCTAAACCTGAACAAATGTCGATTGTACAGTGGCAAGAGCTGGGGTTAAAAATAGGGGATGAACTGAAATTTCAAGTATTGCACTTGGATTCTGATGCAGCTGGGGTGTTCTTCATTCGAGGAGGACTCACTAAAAGCAG CATGCGGCCCAAGCAGTCTGTGACCATTACTGACAGTACAAATGGAGATGAAATTCAAAACCTTGACCACCAGGAAAATGGCTTGAATGACTCTGGGGGAGACAATGTCACAGGGGAACCTCTGGGTGAGATGGATAACACTGGGAGGGAAAATGCAGAAGAGCAAAGTGCTGATGCTGTTAATGGATTATGTGATGATAAaagcaagaagaagaagaagaagaaaaagcataagCAAGAAGAACAGGAACATGTATTGCCTACTAGTGACTCCAGTGGTTACCAAAGTGACcataaaaagtcaaagaaaaagaaaagaaagcattgtGATGAAGTCGAAGAAACTGAATTATCTCAGCTGTCCCAAGAACccaaagctaaaaagaaaaaggacaaagtcTGA